The following nucleotide sequence is from Paroedura picta isolate Pp20150507F chromosome 1, Ppicta_v3.0, whole genome shotgun sequence.
CGTTCCCGACCAGGAACGGGCTTTTTATGGGCAAACTCTCCAGCAAAAAGCGGTGTGCAGATAAAGGCTGTGTGTGTAAGTCTGCTTTTTTAATCTCATTGGTAGCGAGCACAAATCCCTCTGAGGGGCCAGGTGATAcgcttcagagcaggggtagtcaaacggcggccctccagatgtccatggactacaattcccaggagcccctgccagcgaatgctggcaggggctcctgggaattgtagtccatggacatctggagggccgccgtttgactacccctgcttcagagtgCACTGTTTTTTCAAGAATTGTATTTTTTGGCAAAACCTTAGGCATTTGGTACTTTAGCACAAGTTGAATGTCGCTTGAGAAAATTCAGTATTCTTCTTGTGGGTTACATAAAAGCCAGGGCTCTGCAAccctttagtgcagtggttctcaacctttctaatgccacgaccctttaataacctcatgttgtggtgaccccaaaccataaaattatgcaagtgattgtatataaattgttttttttcccctggggtttctcagttcggctctgcctcttgtcccaccatgcctatctcgctcttttccgctgctccagacagatggacACTACcctgatctaccccacaaggctgttgtatggatggtgccACCCTGGccgagctgcttgccctgccgcaacccctgtgaaagggtcgttcaacccccaaaggggtcctgaccccgaggttgagaaccactgctttagatcctgtagggcacctttggaattctgcagccacaaaatggcagccacaggaagtgtagccagtcacaaaatggctgctgcagctcacCTTTGACCACACAGTGGAGACCATTGTGCTaaggtggcagctgctgtcaaagtaACTTTTCATATAAGTCTGAACAGCCAATCATATCTCCAGAAGCCACGCTTGTTATAAACCACATGTAACCCTGCCCACTTTcaaaaagcacttggtgggcaccaggaattGTGTCAACGGGTCATATCTTGCCCACAGATACCACACTAGGGACCTGAATATAGCATGGTAGCATCTTCCTAGATCCTGCCCTGTCTGCATTCTTTTGAAAATCCACTTGTCTCATTTTCTGCCCCACAGATGCCATTTCTCTTGCAAGAGCCGAAGACAATTACAATGCACCCGACTGCAGGTTCATCAATCTCCGAAAGGGGCAACTGATCTACATTTACTCCAAGCTGGTGAAAGAGAAAAAAGCAGGGGAATTCTGGTATGGAAATGTAAGAGCGTCCGTATATAAACAGTCATCATATCTCTGCTGGGCTCTTATCTGCCAGTCACTGCAGGGTTAAGGAATTGGGATTACCAGGATCCTTTTAAAGTCAGCCCCACATCTCTGGGAAGGCCAGTTACATGCCTGTCACACCCCTTTCCTTCTCTGGTTagcctgcaggggtagtcaaactgcagccctccagatgtccatggactacaattcccatgagcccctgccagcatgcactggcaggggctcatgggaattgtagtccatggacatctggagggccgcagtttgactactcctggtagaGCGAGAGttcaaaactaacaaaatttgtgacaaaacAAAAGTTTTCACCTCTTCCAgtgcagctagaatgtgagttccTTTGGCCTTGCCTCTTGGATCTGAAATAATTCCACTCTTCCAGACAGAAGGACAAAGGGACTCGCATTCTAGCTGCATCCAAAGATACACGGAagttccttccctgccacaaattttgttaaccTTTGAGGTGCTGCtcaactctggctctttcctgctgctccagacagatgaacacacCTGTTCACCTTGGTCAGTCTTCCCTGATTAGAAGTTTAAAGAAAAGGAATCTAAGGTCGCAGCAGATTCCATGAAAAGCAATAATTGAGTGTAAGAACCCATTTCTAGCCTCTTTTCGCTTGTTGAGGGGCAGAAAagtggggggggcaggctgaAGTTTTCAAAGCAGGGCCACTACAGATTTCAGACTGGGCACGTGCAACTATCAAGGAACAGCTGAAATAAGTTGTTCCTGCCAAATGGCTGAAAAAGGCAGATATTTCACTGCACCTTGTGTGTGTCCCCTCCAACCCATCCCCCCATCAGGATCAAAAAACCCCTTCAAAAGGCATTTTATCAACAGAAAAGGATCATTCTTCTGATGCCTTTCATGTTTCCGAAAAGAAGCTTTTACACACGGAATTCAGTGCCCCAGGTGGTGACGCTGGCTACAAGCACAGTCTGCTTTGAAAGGGGACTGGATAAATGTCTGGAGCCCAGGTCCATCCTTGGCTATGAGCCCTAAGGTCTAGATGGAACGCTCTGTCCAGGGCGGTGATACTCTGtgtcaggtgtagtcaaactgtggccctccagatgtccatggactacaattcccatgagcccctgccagtgaatgctggcaggggctcatgggaattgtagtccatggacatctggagggccacagtttgactacccctgctctgtgttCTTGTTGCTTGGGGGGGCACTGTGGGAGAGATTCTGGAGTCCTGGacccgctggtggacctcttaTCGGCccctgggtgacacagagtgttggcctgaatgagccactggcctgatcaaACATGGCTCTCTGATGCTCCTAAGAAGCTACAGTAGGTCATTCTTCCCAGAGATGGAAAAGTCGGTTGCCATCTTTTGGCTGGGAAATGACCAAAGACTgagaggggagggatggggatgggagaggaggagaaggacttcAGGGTGGAATTATGCCTTATAGTCCACCCTtcaaatctgccattttctctaggggaactaccATGTTATGGGGACCATGGGGGCCATGATTAATCTTgcggttttgttgttg
It contains:
- the OTOR gene encoding otoraplin, translating into MSHAIRWLFVLLCLGITFPTRNGLFMGKLSSKKRCADKGCVYAISLARAEDNYNAPDCRFINLRKGQLIYIYSKLVKEKKAGEFWYGNVYSEQYEDQVGTMGYFPRNLVTEQNVFRKANETIPTKISDFFCE